A part of Biomphalaria glabrata chromosome 3, xgBioGlab47.1, whole genome shotgun sequence genomic DNA contains:
- the LOC106075975 gene encoding iron-sulfur cluster assembly 2 homolog, mitochondrial-like, translated as MLTSLRATLNIYKTSSKLQPLLHNSLRKAIPSSTDIGSKSLATTTELPKSDLDEELHISDSCVKRLKEISDGVNNLRILVEGGGCSGFQYKFNWEPTITEEDVIFERDGVKVVIDKMSLDFVRGATLDFYHELIRSSFRIINNPKAEQGCSCGSSFSVKL; from the exons ATGTTGACATCTTTACGAGCAACCTTGAATATTTATAAAAC CTCATCAAAGCTACAACCTTTACTGCATAATTCTTTGAGGAAAGCAATCCCTTCATCTACAGACATAGGCTCAAAATCTTTGGCTACAACAACAGAGTTACCAAAGTCTGACCTTGATGAAGAACTACACATAAGTGATAGCTGTGTAAAG AGGTTAAAAGAAATCAGTGATGGTGTCAACAATTTGCGAATTCTAGTGGAAGGCGGTGGATGCTCAGGATTTCAGTACAAGTTTAACTGGGAGCCTACAATCACAGAGGAAGATGT AATCTTTGAGAGAGATGGAGTGAAAGTGGTAATTGATAAAATGTCTTTAGACTTTGTGCGGGGAGCAACTCTTGATTTTTACCATGAACTGATCAGATCCTCTTTCCGTATCATAAACAATCCCAAAGCAGAGCAAGGTTGTTCGTGTGGATCATCTTTCTCAGTCAAACTATAG